In one Propionispora hippei DSM 15287 genomic region, the following are encoded:
- a CDS encoding CheR family methyltransferase, whose product MTDISDQEFQLIADFLKTHYGIHLGKEKRALVVGRLENVLKQKNLNSFSELYREVISDKSGQALAMLLNRLTTNHTYFMREVRHFEFFKATVLPYLAAAVADRDLRIWSAGCSSGEEPYTLAMILNDYFRGSSRAWDTKLLATDISTEVLEKAVQGIYPTESIAALPPSWQSAYFRRLDDERRVVAETIKNTVIYRVFNLKEAFPFKKKFHTIFCRNVMIYFGAAERAALLDKFYEYTEPGGYLFIGHSESINRSQTKYRYIMPAVYRKE is encoded by the coding sequence ATGACAGATATATCCGATCAAGAGTTTCAATTGATCGCTGATTTTCTGAAAACCCATTACGGGATTCATTTGGGTAAAGAAAAACGGGCGTTGGTGGTAGGAAGGCTGGAAAATGTATTAAAACAAAAAAATTTAAACAGTTTTTCCGAACTGTACCGGGAAGTCATTTCCGATAAAAGCGGCCAAGCCCTGGCCATGCTGTTAAACCGGCTCACGACAAACCATACCTATTTTATGCGGGAAGTCAGGCATTTTGAATTTTTTAAGGCCACCGTGCTGCCCTATCTGGCCGCTGCCGTCGCCGACCGGGATTTAAGAATTTGGAGTGCCGGCTGTTCCAGCGGCGAGGAACCGTATACGCTGGCCATGATTCTGAACGATTACTTTCGGGGCAGCAGTCGAGCGTGGGATACCAAGCTGCTGGCCACGGATATTTCCACTGAGGTTTTGGAAAAGGCCGTGCAGGGGATATATCCCACGGAAAGCATCGCCGCTTTGCCGCCGAGCTGGCAATCCGCTTATTTCCGCCGTCTTGACGATGAGCGGCGTGTGGTGGCGGAAACGATAAAAAACACCGTGATTTACCGGGTTTTCAATCTGAAAGAAGCCTTTCCGTTTAAGAAAAAGTTTCATACTATTTTCTGCCGCAATGTGATGATCTACTTTGGGGCTGCCGAGCGAGCGGCCTTACTTGACAAGTTTTACGAGTATACCGAACCGGGAGGCTATTTATTCATCGGGCATTCGGAATCCATCAACCGTAGCCAGACAAAGTACAGATACATTATGCCGGCAGTCTACAGAAAGGAATAG
- a CDS encoding protein-glutamate methylesterase/protein-glutamine glutaminase, whose product MSILRKKIRVLVVDDSLVFRELIARGLALDSALEVVATAADAYEARDKIIEFDPDVVTLDVEMPKMNGIDFLRRLMPQYPLPVVVISAVSDNVFEALNAGAVDFVTKPDMQNIRSLEALVNELVVKVKIASVAKVGHWKQRAAGAAVDNRNGADCSGVFIAIGSSTGGTEAVYSILQAMPADAPGILVVQHMPPRFTAMYADRLNNSCPMEVREAKNGDRIYPGLALIAPGDYHMRIKKTGTLYTVECRQEERVNGHCPSVDVLFESMARVVKEKAVGVILTGMGHDGARGLLAMRRQGARTIGQNEQSSVVYGMPKAAYEIGAVERQAALEDIPRLIYTLLG is encoded by the coding sequence ATGTCCATCTTACGCAAAAAAATAAGAGTGCTGGTGGTAGATGATTCTTTGGTCTTTCGCGAATTGATTGCCAGAGGCCTGGCGCTGGACAGTGCCCTTGAGGTGGTGGCTACGGCGGCTGATGCTTATGAGGCCCGGGATAAAATCATTGAATTTGACCCTGACGTGGTAACGCTGGATGTGGAAATGCCCAAAATGAACGGCATTGATTTCTTGCGGCGGCTGATGCCGCAATATCCTCTGCCTGTTGTCGTCATCAGCGCCGTCAGCGATAACGTATTTGAGGCACTCAATGCCGGAGCGGTTGATTTTGTGACAAAACCGGACATGCAGAATATACGGAGTTTGGAAGCGCTGGTTAACGAGCTGGTTGTAAAGGTGAAAATTGCCTCGGTGGCCAAGGTGGGCCACTGGAAACAACGGGCGGCCGGCGCTGCCGTAGATAACCGGAATGGAGCGGACTGCAGCGGCGTGTTCATTGCCATTGGTTCATCTACCGGTGGGACAGAAGCGGTCTATAGTATTTTGCAGGCCATGCCGGCCGACGCGCCCGGTATTTTGGTAGTGCAGCACATGCCGCCGCGCTTTACCGCGATGTATGCCGACAGGCTGAACAATTCCTGCCCAATGGAAGTGAGAGAGGCGAAAAATGGCGACCGGATTTATCCGGGGCTGGCGCTGATTGCTCCTGGTGACTATCACATGCGCATTAAAAAGACGGGAACTCTATATACGGTAGAATGCCGCCAGGAGGAACGGGTCAATGGGCATTGCCCTTCGGTGGACGTGCTTTTTGAGAGCATGGCCCGGGTTGTCAAAGAGAAAGCGGTGGGGGTGATTCTGACCGGCATGGGCCATGATGGCGCCCGGGGCTTGCTGGCTATGCGGCGGCAGGGGGCCAGGACCATCGGGCAAAATGAACAATCTAGCGTGGTATACGGCATGCCTAAGGCGGCTTATGAAATCGGCGCCGTTGAAAGGCAGGCGGCCCTGGAGGACATTCCCCGGTTGATTTATACCCTGTTGGGATAG